Proteins encoded by one window of Mariniplasma anaerobium:
- a CDS encoding glutamate mutase L, which produces MEIDVLVAEIGSTTTIVNAFNLFGVPLEFIGRGISRTTVESDVTIGLNDAIKDLKNNLNIDKLTYKEMHATSSAAGGLKITVHGLVYDMTAKAAKEAALNAGANIHLITANLIDDDHMDQIKKVKPNIIIIAGGTNYGEKEVSFQNLLKVKDLNIPIIYSGNIANHNRIKDLDIKDLTIVENVYPRVDDFNILPLRAAIYETFEKHIIKAKGMNKIYDMITSHIVPTPGAVMETTLILNELKPGVLTIDVGGATTDIHSVCEPRTIYQKYHDGEPLFKRTVEGDLGVYINRELVFNQSNKKEIYNQLNLDEEDILKLLKNEPFIPQTKEGKILIDMLSETCVSKALDRHVGDLRRVYTTNGMKVIPDGKDLSEVKNIYLTGGACLNHLSIENKIGEYLENQVHKLIPNKNTPIHKDSLYIFASLGVLSLSYKEKVKAYLKETYIKGVE; this is translated from the coding sequence ATGGAAATTGATGTATTAGTCGCAGAAATTGGATCAACTACAACTATAGTTAATGCATTTAACCTTTTTGGTGTGCCTTTAGAGTTCATTGGTAGAGGTATATCTAGAACAACAGTTGAATCAGATGTAACTATCGGTCTAAATGATGCGATTAAAGATTTAAAAAACAATTTAAACATAGATAAACTTACCTATAAAGAAATGCATGCAACATCAAGTGCAGCGGGTGGCTTAAAAATTACAGTTCATGGTCTTGTCTATGACATGACAGCAAAAGCTGCAAAAGAAGCTGCTTTAAATGCTGGAGCAAACATTCATTTAATCACCGCAAATCTTATCGATGATGATCATATGGATCAAATAAAAAAAGTTAAACCAAACATTATCATCATAGCTGGTGGTACCAATTATGGTGAAAAAGAAGTAAGTTTTCAAAATCTTTTAAAAGTTAAAGATTTAAATATACCTATCATTTATAGTGGTAACATAGCAAACCACAATCGAATTAAAGATTTAGATATTAAAGATTTAACCATAGTTGAAAATGTTTATCCAAGAGTTGATGATTTTAATATACTTCCTTTAAGAGCTGCTATTTATGAAACATTTGAAAAACATATCATCAAAGCCAAAGGCATGAATAAAATTTATGACATGATCACATCACATATCGTCCCAACCCCTGGAGCTGTTATGGAAACAACACTCATTTTAAATGAATTAAAACCAGGAGTTTTAACCATTGATGTAGGAGGGGCAACAACTGATATTCATTCAGTATGTGAACCAAGAACCATTTATCAAAAATATCATGATGGAGAACCTTTATTTAAAAGAACAGTTGAAGGTGATTTAGGTGTCTATATTAATAGAGAATTAGTCTTTAATCAATCAAATAAAAAAGAGATTTATAATCAACTTAATTTAGATGAAGAAGATATCCTAAAATTATTAAAAAACGAACCCTTTATACCACAAACAAAAGAAGGTAAAATACTTATAGATATGCTTAGTGAAACTTGTGTATCTAAAGCCCTAGACCGCCATGTAGGCGATTTAAGAAGAGTTTATACAACCAACGGTATGAAAGTCATTCCTGATGGAAAAGACTTAAGTGAAGTAAAAAACATCTATCTAACAGGTGGAGCATGTTTGAATCATTTAAGTATAGAAAATAAAATAGGTGAGTATTTAGAAAATCAAGTCCATAAACTCATTCCAAACAAAAATACACCTATT
- the oraE gene encoding D-ornithine 4,5-aminomutase subunit OraE: MIKPNEKLDIRHILDDLENYRPKRKGWVWRTKNPQDIGDFHYVDISDSLKNYVSLPSARYLNHIDPQPDATITTEIASGRFEDDIRRMRMAAYHGADHIMVIRTAGQSHMDGLLEGTPQGVGGVPITRKQVRAQRKALDIIEDEVGRPINYHSYVSGVAGPEIAVMFTEEGVNGAHQDPQYNVLYRNINMIRSFVDAAESKRIMAFGGLAQIDGAHNANATARDAWKVMPELLVQHGINSRFSEKVGIRPDLICLSTVPPAAPPSPDIKVNLPYALALREFFSAYKMRAQMNTKYMDSSTREATVTHVLNLLISKLTSADIQSTITPDEGRNVPWHMFNIEALDTAKQAMVGMDDLMSMLEFKKDSDLFKTKRELQIRSILMMEEMIEIGGYFQAVENGMFVDSGLYPERMDDGISRKIDGGIGSDTTYKRAKDYLAPVSAHYGYNNVSQYDSKLVDHPEKLIGGDTFEQPDKIQYIDELDPEDNVNNRLDESEAYRNKNLLKPEVQWLADGVVTVDLFFPTEKIIAEAAALELGKRMNLSSVEVIHSEVMHPSEGTRIQIKGVVDFDIDMTKLKIIKKEENLPADDILAYAKKHHIKVIAGTGGSDEHSVGMREILDIKHGGIEKYGLKYTYLGTSVPIEKFIDAAIEEDASVVMISLIISHDDIHYKNMKKLNDYAIEKGVRDKLILLAGGTQVTPEIAKDSGMDQGFSRGTKGIDVASFVVKKHKEIYGN; encoded by the coding sequence ATGATAAAACCAAATGAAAAACTAGATATTAGACATATTTTAGATGATCTTGAAAATTATAGACCTAAGCGAAAAGGTTGGGTATGGAGAACTAAAAATCCTCAAGATATTGGAGATTTCCATTATGTTGATATTTCTGATTCACTTAAAAATTATGTTTCACTACCAAGTGCAAGATATTTAAATCATATCGATCCTCAACCAGATGCAACTATTACTACAGAGATTGCATCAGGACGTTTTGAAGATGATATTAGAAGAATGCGTATGGCAGCTTATCATGGTGCAGATCATATCATGGTGATTAGAACTGCAGGACAATCTCATATGGATGGTTTGCTAGAAGGTACACCTCAAGGTGTAGGTGGCGTGCCTATCACTAGAAAACAAGTAAGAGCTCAACGAAAAGCACTTGATATTATAGAAGATGAAGTAGGAAGACCTATTAATTATCATTCTTATGTATCAGGAGTTGCTGGGCCGGAAATTGCAGTTATGTTTACTGAAGAAGGCGTCAACGGAGCGCATCAAGATCCTCAATATAATGTTTTGTATAGAAATATCAATATGATAAGAAGTTTTGTTGATGCTGCTGAATCTAAACGTATTATGGCATTTGGCGGACTTGCACAAATTGATGGTGCACATAACGCAAATGCAACTGCAAGAGATGCATGGAAAGTCATGCCAGAGCTTTTAGTTCAACATGGCATCAATTCTAGATTTAGTGAAAAAGTAGGTATTAGACCTGATTTGATTTGTCTATCAACAGTTCCACCTGCTGCACCACCAAGTCCAGATATCAAAGTAAATCTTCCTTATGCACTAGCACTTCGTGAGTTTTTTAGTGCTTATAAAATGAGAGCACAAATGAATACCAAATACATGGATTCATCTACTAGAGAAGCAACCGTAACTCATGTCTTAAATTTATTAATATCTAAATTAACATCTGCTGATATCCAATCAACCATAACACCTGATGAAGGTCGTAATGTGCCTTGGCATATGTTTAACATTGAAGCACTTGATACGGCTAAACAAGCAATGGTAGGCATGGATGATTTAATGAGTATGCTTGAATTTAAAAAAGATAGTGATTTATTTAAAACAAAAAGAGAACTTCAAATACGATCTATTTTAATGATGGAAGAAATGATTGAAATAGGTGGATATTTTCAGGCTGTTGAAAATGGCATGTTTGTAGATAGTGGATTATATCCTGAGCGTATGGATGATGGTATCAGTAGAAAAATAGATGGTGGCATCGGAAGTGATACAACCTATAAGAGAGCTAAAGATTATCTAGCTCCAGTTTCTGCGCATTATGGATATAATAATGTATCTCAATATGACTCAAAACTAGTCGATCATCCAGAAAAATTAATTGGTGGAGATACATTTGAACAACCTGATAAAATCCAATATATCGATGAACTTGATCCAGAAGATAATGTCAATAATAGATTAGATGAAAGTGAAGCTTATAGAAACAAAAATTTATTAAAACCTGAAGTTCAATGGCTTGCTGATGGTGTTGTTACTGTTGATTTATTTTTTCCAACAGAAAAGATTATTGCAGAAGCGGCAGCACTAGAGTTAGGTAAACGTATGAATTTATCTTCAGTTGAAGTGATTCACTCTGAAGTGATGCATCCAAGTGAAGGCACACGTATACAAATTAAAGGTGTTGTAGATTTTGATATTGACATGACAAAATTAAAAATCATTAAAAAAGAAGAAAACCTTCCAGCAGATGATATCTTAGCCTATGCTAAAAAGCATCATATAAAAGTTATAGCTGGTACAGGTGGTAGTGATGAACATAGTGTTGGTATGAGAGAAATACTTGATATCAAACATGGTGGTATCGAAAAATATGGATTAAAATATACATATCTAGGAACATCAGTACCTATAGAAAAATTTATTGATGCAGCTATTGAAGAAGATGCAAGTGTTGTGATGATTTCTTTAATTATTTCTCATGATGATATTCATTATAAGAATATGAAAAAACTAAATGATTATGCTATTGAAAAAGGTGTAAGAGATAAACTGATCTTATTAGCTGGTGGCACACAAGTGACCCCAGAGATTGCTAAAGATAGCGGAATGGACCAAGGCTTCAGTCGAGGAACTAAAGGCATTGATGTGGCTTCATTTGTCGTTAAAAAACATAAGGAAATTTATGGAAATTGA
- the ortB gene encoding 2-amino-4-oxopentanoate thiolase subunit OrtB: MTKYEKMMTKKQEIMKDSLNLDYEKFELEGIAFDYEKMMNDAGYDFEAVKKIQEDNHVGDTPLVELKQITKYARKFAKKGYGARIFLKDEALNLSGSFKARRAVISVYHAKKMGYKGVVAATSGNYGAAVAAMAARLNLKCIIVQEVFDSKDISQPEIIEKARRCEAYGAEVIQLSVGPELFYEFLNILDQTKYFNASLYSPYGIKGIETLGYEIADEVLKKEKRYPDAVVITNAGGGNLTGTARGLRYHGAKDTKIIAASVDLSGLHMASDHDFNLKSFTTGHTGFGIPFSTFPDRSDVPRSAARPLRYMDQYVLMTQGAVFFITEALSLLEGMERGPAGNISLAAAFSLAQTMKEDEIIVVQESEYTGAGKHFNSQISFAKKQGIILEFGSCEKEVAGKNLVFPKSGKDVIHKELNLMDLKKSYLKHYKDKILSKQEYAYLKEELNLNIDKIIKMMEEINES, translated from the coding sequence ATGACTAAATATGAAAAAATGATGACTAAAAAACAAGAGATTATGAAAGATTCTCTAAATCTTGATTATGAAAAATTTGAACTTGAAGGTATCGCTTTTGATTATGAAAAAATGATGAATGATGCAGGTTATGATTTTGAAGCTGTTAAAAAAATTCAAGAGGATAATCATGTAGGCGACACACCATTAGTTGAATTAAAACAAATAACTAAATATGCAAGAAAGTTTGCAAAAAAAGGATATGGTGCAAGAATATTTTTAAAAGATGAAGCACTTAATCTAAGTGGTTCCTTTAAAGCAAGAAGAGCAGTTATCAGTGTATATCACGCTAAAAAAATGGGATATAAAGGTGTTGTAGCTGCAACAAGTGGCAATTATGGTGCAGCTGTAGCTGCAATGGCTGCAAGACTTAATTTAAAGTGTATCATTGTTCAAGAAGTTTTTGATTCTAAAGATATCAGTCAACCAGAAATCATAGAAAAAGCAAGACGCTGTGAAGCATATGGTGCTGAAGTGATTCAATTATCTGTTGGACCAGAATTGTTCTATGAATTTTTAAACATACTTGATCAAACCAAATATTTCAATGCGTCTCTTTATTCACCATATGGGATTAAAGGCATTGAAACTTTAGGCTATGAAATAGCTGATGAAGTCCTTAAAAAAGAAAAACGATATCCTGATGCGGTTGTTATAACAAATGCTGGTGGAGGTAATTTAACTGGTACTGCAAGAGGATTAAGATATCATGGTGCTAAAGATACTAAGATTATTGCAGCAAGTGTTGACTTATCAGGTTTACATATGGCTAGCGATCATGACTTTAATTTAAAATCATTTACCACAGGGCATACAGGATTTGGAATTCCGTTTTCAACTTTTCCTGATCGCTCTGACGTGCCAAGAAGTGCTGCAAGACCATTAAGATATATGGATCAATATGTTTTAATGACCCAGGGGGCGGTGTTTTTTATTACAGAAGCTTTATCCTTACTTGAAGGTATGGAAAGAGGCCCTGCAGGAAATATTAGTTTAGCTGCAGCATTTTCATTGGCGCAAACTATGAAAGAAGATGAAATTATTGTTGTACAAGAAAGTGAGTATACAGGTGCTGGAAAGCATTTTAATAGTCAAATTTCTTTTGCGAAAAAACAAGGCATCATTTTAGAGTTTGGTTCTTGTGAAAAAGAGGTTGCTGGAAAAAATTTAGTTTTTCCTAAATCAGGAAAAGATGTCATACATAAAGAACTGAATTTAATGGATTTAAAGAAATCATACTTGAAACACTATAAAGATAAAATTTTATCTAAACAAGAGTATGCATATCTTAAAGAAGAATTAAATCTAAACATAGATAAAATCATAAAAATGATGGAGGAAATCAATGAAAGCTAG
- a CDS encoding ornithine aminomutase subunit alpha: MKARKDDYEKRSLHLQDKTDQELKTYFYELLDQMMDPILDLAYTHTSPSIERSVLLRMGFSSIEAKALVDMILEQNLISHGAGHVILKYAKLNDLDIRDAGLKLLESNDFKAVKEAFK, from the coding sequence ATGAAAGCTAGAAAAGATGATTATGAGAAAAGAAGTCTTCATTTGCAAGATAAAACAGATCAAGAATTAAAAACATATTTTTATGAACTTTTAGATCAAATGATGGATCCAATTCTAGATTTAGCTTATACACATACTTCACCTTCTATTGAACGAAGTGTATTATTAAGAATGGGTTTTTCTTCAATTGAAGCCAAAGCTTTAGTTGATATGATTTTAGAACAAAATTTAATTTCTCATGGCGCAGGTCATGTCATTTTAAAATATGCTAAACTTAATGATCTTGATATTAGAGATGCCGGTTTAAAACTTTTAGAATCTAATGATTTTAAAGCAGTTAAGGAGGCATTCAAATGA
- the ortA gene encoding 2-amino-4-oxopentanoate thiolase subunit OrtA: MIKKGTYVYIKKIVLKSSERSSHIPFDTLDKDFVMKVKGYLMNDAFIGDNVDILTETKRRVSGILIEANPTYTHSFGDYLDEVKTMKDIILTEMEDTLHD; this comes from the coding sequence ATGATAAAAAAAGGCACATATGTATATATTAAAAAAATAGTTTTAAAATCAAGTGAGAGATCTTCACATATACCTTTTGATACTTTAGATAAAGACTTTGTGATGAAAGTTAAAGGATATTTGATGAATGATGCATTCATTGGAGATAACGTAGATATTCTAACTGAAACAAAAAGAAGAGTTAGCGGTATTTTAATTGAAGCAAATCCAACATATACGCATTCATTTGGAGATTATCTTGATGAAGTTAAAACTATGAAAGATATTATCCTAACAGAAATGGAGGATACCCTTCATGACTAA